In one Parvibaculum sp. genomic region, the following are encoded:
- a CDS encoding SprT family zinc-dependent metalloprotease, which produces MNKPLKPASLHFDHLQIGGRTVPVTVRHNPRAKRVIVRVDLAAGSVQVTTPSKRGLGKALLFAREQREWIAERLHQVPTPVPFRNGARIPYRGKEHIVRYVGARREDALERGPVWRVRSADTGGIPEIRVTGHPDFVQRRVTDWLRAKARDELNEQALFYADLFDVRPSRITVRDTTTRWGSCSPTRALSFSWRLILAPSYVLDYVAAHEVAHIRHMNHGPRFWNLVADAIPNYEMAKRWLEVNGPGLHRYGADPLGIFADR; this is translated from the coding sequence ATGAACAAACCGCTGAAGCCCGCATCGCTCCATTTCGATCATCTCCAGATCGGGGGGCGCACCGTCCCGGTGACCGTGCGCCACAACCCGCGCGCCAAGCGCGTCATTGTTCGCGTCGACCTCGCCGCCGGTTCGGTCCAGGTCACGACGCCTTCGAAGCGCGGCCTCGGCAAGGCGCTTCTGTTCGCCCGCGAGCAGCGCGAATGGATCGCCGAGCGTCTGCATCAGGTGCCGACGCCGGTTCCCTTCCGCAACGGGGCGCGCATTCCCTATCGCGGCAAGGAACACATTGTGCGTTATGTCGGCGCGCGGCGCGAGGACGCGCTGGAGCGGGGGCCGGTCTGGCGCGTGCGCAGCGCCGATACGGGCGGCATTCCAGAGATCCGCGTCACCGGCCACCCCGATTTCGTGCAGCGCCGCGTCACCGACTGGCTGAGAGCCAAGGCGCGCGACGAACTCAACGAGCAGGCGCTTTTTTACGCCGATCTTTTCGACGTCCGCCCGTCGCGCATCACGGTGCGCGACACGACGACCCGCTGGGGTTCCTGTTCGCCGACGCGGGCGCTGTCGTTTTCGTGGCGGCTGATCCTCGCGCCCTCCTATGTGCTCGACTATGTGGCCGCCCATGAAGTCGCGCATATTAGGCACATGAATCACGGACCGCGTTTCTGGAATCTCGTTGCCGACGCGATCCCGAATTACGAGATGGCCAAGCGCTGGCTCGAGGTGAACGGCCCCGGCCTTCACCGCTACGGCGCCGACCCGCTCGGCATTTTCGCGGACCGATGA
- a CDS encoding VOC family protein: protein MSRMPRFHFAFAVDDLARAREFYGGLLGCPEGRSSGTWVDFDLRGHQIVAHLAPPRERADVASNAVDGDDVPVPHFGLILDWNDWHELAARLRAAGTPFVVEPHIRFKGEAGEQATMFFRDPAGNALEFKAFQDEAQIFARTL from the coding sequence ATGTCAAGGATGCCACGATTTCATTTCGCTTTCGCGGTCGATGATCTGGCCCGGGCCAGAGAATTTTACGGTGGCCTGCTCGGCTGCCCGGAAGGCCGCTCGTCCGGCACCTGGGTCGACTTCGACCTTCGCGGTCATCAGATCGTCGCTCATCTGGCGCCGCCGCGCGAGCGCGCCGATGTCGCATCCAACGCGGTCGACGGCGACGACGTGCCGGTGCCCCATTTCGGATTGATCCTCGATTGGAACGACTGGCACGAACTGGCCGCCCGCCTGCGCGCCGCGGGAACGCCGTTCGTCGTCGAGCCGCATATCCGTTTCAAGGGCGAGGCCGGCGAGCAGGCGACGATGTTTTTTCGCGACCCCGCCGGCAATGCGCTCGAGTTCAAGGCCTTTCAGGACGAGGCGCAGATCTTCGCCCGGACGCTCTAG
- the phaZ gene encoding polyhydroxyalkanoate depolymerase — protein MLYHIYEMNHAAVAPFRAAAEMGLWALRHPLNPFAETVAGKTLAAALDVFETTTRRYGKPAFGLHETEIGGKPVPVVEKTVWERPFCKLIHFEREPSALKNVAPQPKLLIVAPLSGHYATLLRGTVEAMLPYCEVYITDWIDARKVPVTEGSFDLDDYIDYVIDMCRLLGPDVHLLAVCQPSVPVFAAVAAMHDIDDPCVPLSMTLMGGPIDTRESPTEVNRLATERGTEWYERNVVMTVPWPHPGVMRRVYPGFVQLSGFMAMNLDRHIDAHWNYFDHMVEGDGDSAEKHREFYDEYLSVMDMTEEFYLQTVDEVFVKHSLPKGEFVHRGRPVRPEAITRTALMTVEGEKDDISGVGQTRAAHKLCTNLPASMKTHWEQPGVGHYGVFNGSRWKNEIAPRVREFIAAHGSRPAKS, from the coding sequence GTGCTTTATCACATTTACGAAATGAACCATGCGGCCGTCGCGCCGTTCCGCGCCGCCGCCGAAATGGGCCTGTGGGCGCTCCGGCATCCGCTCAATCCCTTCGCCGAAACGGTCGCCGGCAAAACGCTTGCCGCCGCGCTCGACGTTTTCGAGACGACGACGCGGCGTTACGGCAAGCCCGCCTTCGGCCTTCACGAAACGGAGATCGGCGGCAAGCCCGTTCCGGTCGTCGAGAAAACCGTCTGGGAACGTCCTTTCTGCAAGCTGATCCATTTCGAGCGCGAGCCTTCGGCGCTGAAGAATGTCGCGCCGCAGCCGAAGCTCCTGATCGTCGCGCCCTTGTCCGGCCACTACGCAACGCTGTTGCGCGGTACCGTCGAGGCGATGCTGCCCTATTGCGAGGTCTACATCACCGACTGGATCGACGCGCGAAAAGTGCCTGTGACGGAAGGCTCCTTCGATCTCGACGATTATATCGACTATGTGATCGACATGTGCCGCCTGCTCGGGCCGGACGTGCATCTGCTCGCCGTCTGCCAGCCATCCGTGCCGGTCTTCGCCGCCGTCGCGGCGATGCACGACATTGACGATCCTTGCGTGCCGCTCAGCATGACGCTGATGGGCGGACCGATCGACACGCGCGAGAGCCCGACGGAAGTCAATCGTCTTGCAACCGAGCGCGGCACCGAATGGTACGAGCGCAATGTCGTGATGACGGTGCCCTGGCCGCATCCGGGCGTCATGCGCCGCGTCTATCCGGGCTTTGTGCAATTGTCGGGTTTCATGGCGATGAATCTCGACCGCCACATCGATGCCCACTGGAACTATTTCGACCACATGGTCGAGGGCGACGGCGACTCGGCGGAAAAGCACCGCGAGTTTTACGACGAGTACCTGTCCGTCATGGACATGACGGAGGAGTTCTACCTCCAGACCGTCGACGAGGTTTTCGTCAAGCATTCGCTGCCCAAGGGCGAATTCGTGCATCGCGGCCGGCCGGTCCGGCCGGAGGCCATCACCCGCACCGCGCTGATGACGGTCGAGGGCGAGAAGGACGATATTTCGGGCGTCGGGCAAACCAGGGCGGCGCACAAGCTCTGCACCAACCTGCCGGCGTCGATGAAGACCCATTGGGAACAGCCGGGCGTCGGCCATTATGGTGTCTTCAACGGCTCGCGCTGGAAAAACGAAATCGCGCCCCGCGTGCGCGAATTCATCGCCGCCCATGGTTCGCGGCCAGCAAAAAGCTAG
- the leuA gene encoding 2-isopropylmalate synthase — protein sequence MLKNPAVKYRAFRPVDLPDRQWPSKTIEKPPIWMSTDLRDGNQALFEPMNAERKLRMFELLVKIGFKEIEAGFPSASDTDFGFIRKLIEDGHVPDDVRIEVLTQARPELIARTMESLRGAKNAIVHVYNATAPNFREVVFGQGKQGVKAIATESAHQIKELAAAQPSTNWTFQYSPEVFSGTELDFAKEVVDAVTKVWDAGPDNKVVINLPATVEMATPNVYADQIEWMHRNLERRDGIVLSLHPHNDRGTAVAAAELGVMAGADRVEGCLFGNGERTGNVDLVTLALNLYSQGIHPGLDFSQINEIARTSEYCTQLPIHPRHPYVGDLVFTAFSGSHQDAIKKGFGARKEGDIWEVPYLPVDPKDLGRSYESIIRVNSQSGKGGVSYLLEAEYDLKLPRRLQVEFSAAVQRVTDDSGKEVRAADIWRIFENEYLTLVEPIEYRSHSLFDEGGKQGVKLRVRRFGKDEELVGFGNGPIDAVVDALKLGVQFRHFEEHSIGSGSDAKAVAFIEVADPAGAGDIFGVGIDPNIITASFRALIGGANRAAKRLPEAERRRFCGLQD from the coding sequence ATGTTGAAGAACCCCGCCGTCAAATACCGCGCCTTCCGGCCGGTCGACCTGCCCGACCGGCAATGGCCGTCGAAAACGATCGAAAAGCCGCCGATCTGGATGAGCACCGATCTCCGGGACGGCAATCAGGCGCTATTCGAACCGATGAATGCCGAGCGCAAGCTCCGCATGTTCGAATTGCTGGTCAAGATCGGCTTCAAGGAAATCGAAGCGGGCTTCCCTTCCGCGTCGGATACCGATTTCGGTTTCATCCGCAAGCTGATCGAGGACGGTCATGTGCCGGACGATGTGCGTATCGAGGTGCTGACACAGGCGCGGCCGGAGCTGATCGCGCGCACGATGGAGAGCTTGCGCGGCGCAAAAAACGCCATTGTCCATGTCTATAACGCCACGGCGCCGAATTTCCGCGAAGTGGTGTTCGGCCAGGGCAAGCAGGGCGTGAAAGCCATCGCCACCGAAAGCGCGCACCAGATCAAGGAACTTGCGGCGGCGCAGCCTTCGACCAACTGGACCTTCCAGTACAGCCCGGAGGTTTTTTCCGGCACCGAACTCGACTTCGCCAAGGAAGTCGTCGACGCGGTGACGAAAGTCTGGGATGCGGGGCCCGACAACAAGGTCGTCATCAACCTGCCGGCGACCGTCGAAATGGCGACGCCGAACGTCTATGCCGACCAGATCGAATGGATGCACCGCAATCTCGAACGGCGTGACGGCATCGTGTTGAGCCTGCATCCGCATAACGACCGCGGCACGGCGGTCGCTGCCGCCGAACTCGGCGTGATGGCCGGCGCCGATCGCGTCGAGGGCTGTCTCTTCGGCAATGGCGAACGCACGGGCAATGTCGATCTCGTCACGCTGGCGCTCAATCTCTACAGCCAGGGCATTCATCCGGGTCTGGATTTTTCGCAGATCAACGAGATCGCACGCACATCCGAATATTGCACGCAGTTGCCGATCCATCCGCGTCACCCCTATGTGGGCGATCTGGTGTTCACCGCCTTTTCGGGTTCGCATCAGGACGCGATCAAGAAAGGGTTCGGGGCGCGCAAGGAAGGCGATATATGGGAGGTGCCCTATCTGCCGGTCGATCCGAAAGATCTGGGGCGCTCCTACGAATCCATCATTCGCGTCAACAGCCAGTCGGGCAAGGGCGGCGTCTCCTATCTTCTCGAAGCCGAATACGATCTGAAGCTGCCGCGCCGGCTTCAGGTCGAATTCAGCGCCGCCGTGCAGCGCGTCACCGACGACAGCGGCAAGGAAGTGCGCGCGGCGGACATCTGGCGGATTTTCGAGAACGAATATCTGACGCTGGTCGAGCCCATCGAGTATCGCAGCCATTCGCTTTTCGACGAGGGCGGCAAGCAGGGCGTAAAGCTCCGTGTACGCCGTTTCGGCAAGGACGAGGAGCTTGTCGGCTTCGGCAACGGCCCGATCGACGCCGTCGTCGACGCGCTGAAACTCGGCGTCCAGTTCCGCCATTTTGAGGAGCACTCGATCGGTTCGGGCTCGGACGCCAAGGCGGTTGCCTTCATCGAGGTCGCGGACCCGGCCGGCGCCGGCGACATTTTCGGCGTCGGCATCGACCCCAACATCATCACCGCCTCCTTCCGGGCGCTGATCGGCGGGGCGAACCGGGCCGCAAAGCGCCTGCCGGAGGCGGAGCGGCGGCGCTTCTGCGGCCTCCAGGACTGA
- a CDS encoding SCO family protein, which translates to MTRNGIIALVAGVAVAIAAGIWLSDLVISKVETRQAQDNGAARVGGPFTLVNERGETVTEADFRGRYMLIYFGFTFCPDVCPTELQVMASAIEALGPRGENIAPVFITIDPERDTPDVMARYVALFHPRLTGLTGTPEQIAAAAKAWHVFYRKAEDASSSADYTMDHSSIVFLMGPEGEYLKLFAPGTSPDKMADDIAAFL; encoded by the coding sequence ATGACACGCAACGGCATCATCGCACTTGTGGCCGGCGTCGCGGTCGCCATTGCCGCCGGCATCTGGCTTTCCGACCTCGTCATCTCGAAGGTCGAGACCCGTCAGGCGCAGGACAATGGCGCGGCGCGTGTCGGCGGGCCCTTCACGCTGGTTAACGAACGGGGCGAAACCGTCACCGAGGCCGATTTTCGCGGCCGCTACATGCTGATCTATTTCGGATTCACCTTCTGCCCCGATGTCTGCCCGACCGAGCTGCAGGTGATGGCGAGCGCCATCGAGGCGCTGGGTCCGCGCGGCGAGAACATTGCGCCGGTCTTCATCACCATCGATCCCGAGCGCGACACGCCCGACGTCATGGCGCGCTACGTCGCGCTCTTCCATCCGCGCCTGACCGGCCTCACCGGAACACCCGAACAGATCGCCGCGGCGGCGAAAGCCTGGCATGTCTTCTACCGCAAGGCCGAGGACGCAAGCTCGAGCGCCGACTACACGATGGACCACTCCTCCATCGTCTTCCTGATGGGCCCAGAAGGCGAGTATCTGAAACTCTTCGCGCCCGGCACGAGCCCGGACAAAATGGCCGACGACATCGCGGCGTTTTTGTGA
- a CDS encoding ankyrin repeat domain-containing protein yields the protein MTRIAALPGVLLVLFLLTGPALAVPPGGPSNYIVDNETVHAARSGDIEKLRIDLMKGITPNEAGRDRIPMLILAVGNGHLAVVELLLEKGADPNRRAPDGTTPLSMAALVGRADIAEALLQGGANPNLLGRDRDAPLLIATRARNAAFVEALLRHNADIEETDVTGRTALDLAEENHYREIISILRAAGAY from the coding sequence ATGACACGTATTGCCGCGCTTCCGGGCGTTTTGCTGGTTTTGTTCCTCCTGACGGGGCCGGCGCTTGCCGTGCCGCCGGGCGGTCCGAGCAACTACATCGTCGACAACGAAACGGTCCATGCGGCGCGCAGCGGCGACATCGAGAAGCTGCGCATCGACCTGATGAAGGGCATCACCCCCAACGAGGCGGGCCGCGACCGCATCCCGATGCTGATCCTCGCGGTCGGCAACGGTCATCTGGCGGTGGTCGAGTTGCTGCTCGAAAAAGGCGCCGACCCCAACCGGCGCGCGCCCGACGGCACGACGCCGCTGTCGATGGCCGCTCTCGTCGGACGCGCCGACATTGCCGAGGCCTTGCTGCAGGGCGGCGCCAATCCGAACCTGCTCGGCCGCGACCGCGATGCGCCGCTGCTGATCGCGACGCGGGCGCGCAATGCGGCCTTCGTCGAGGCACTGCTGCGCCACAACGCCGATATCGAGGAGACGGACGTCACCGGCCGCACGGCGCTCGATCTGGCGGAGGAAAACCACTACCGCGAAATCATCTCCATCCTGCGCGCCGCGGGCGCCTATTGA